GGCGGCGGGGCTGCACCCCTCGCCCGTCCCGCACGCCGACATCGTGACGACCACGACGCACAAGACGCTCGGCGGTCCCCGCGGCGGGCTGATCCTCGCCCGCGAGGAGTACGCCAAGAAGATCAACTCGGCGGTTTTCCCCGGCATGCAGGGCGGCCCGCTGGAGCACGTGATCGCCGCGAAGGCCGTCGCCCTGAAGATCGCCGCGTCGGAGGAGTTCCGGGCCCGGCAGGCGGCGACGGTGGAGGGCGCGAAGCTGCTCGCCGAGCGCCTGCTCGCCGAGGACTCCGCCAAGGCCGGCGTCAAGGTGCTGACCGGCGGGACGGACGTCCACCTCGTGCTGGTCGACCTGGTGGACTCCGAGCTCACCGGGCGCGACGCCGAGGACCGCCTGCACGACATCGGCATCACGGTCAACCGCAACGCGGTGCCGAACGACCCGCGCCCGCCGATGGTGACGTCCGGCCTGCGGATCGGCACCCCGGCCCTCGCGACCCGCGGCTTCACCGCCGAGGACTTCGCCGAGGTCGCGGACGTGATCGCGCTGGCGCTGCAGCCGTCCTTCGACCGGGACGCGCTCGCGGCCCGGGTGAAGGCGCTGGCGGACAAGCACCCCCTGTACCCGAACCTGTGACGTTCCGGCGCCCCCTCCCCTCCTGGGGCTCCCCCTAGGGGGAGGGGGCGCGGCTACAACGAGGTAGCTATGGCCATCAGCGTTTTCGACCTGTTCAAGATCGGTATCGGTCCGTCGTCCTCCCACACGGGCGGCCCGATGGCCGCGGCGCACCGGTTCGCCCGGGGGCTCCGGCGCGACGGGCTGCTGGAGAAGACGGCGTCCGTCGCCGTCACCCTCTACGGGTCGCTCGGCCTCACCGGCAAGGGCCACGGCTCCGACAAGGCCGTCATCCTCGGCCTGGAGGGCGACAAGCCCGAGCTCGTCGACGTCGACGGGGTGGACGAGCGGCTCGCCGCCATCCGCGAGCGCGGGGCCCTGCGCCTGTTCGGCGACCATGACATCCCGTTCGTGGTCAACGAGCACCTGGTCTTCGAGCGCAAGGAG
The sequence above is a segment of the Actinomadura coerulea genome. Coding sequences within it:
- the glyA gene encoding serine hydroxymethyltransferase, whose translation is MSVNDSLATADPEVAEAVAAELRRQQGTLEMIASENFAPVSVLEAQGSVLTNKYAEGYPGRRYYGGCEFVDVTEQLAIDRAKALFGAEHANVQPHSGAQANTAVYFALLQHGDTILGLDLAHGGHLTHGMRLNYSGKVLNVVPYHVRAEDGLVDMDEVASLAAEHRPKMIVAGWSAYPRQLDFVAFRRIADSVGALLMVDMAHFAGLVAAGLHPSPVPHADIVTTTTHKTLGGPRGGLILAREEYAKKINSAVFPGMQGGPLEHVIAAKAVALKIAASEEFRARQAATVEGAKLLAERLLAEDSAKAGVKVLTGGTDVHLVLVDLVDSELTGRDAEDRLHDIGITVNRNAVPNDPRPPMVTSGLRIGTPALATRGFTAEDFAEVADVIALALQPSFDRDALAARVKALADKHPLYPNL